A section of the Ciceribacter thiooxidans genome encodes:
- a CDS encoding RluA family pseudouridine synthase produces MAGVEHIKVDADEAGMRLDRWFKVHFPGLGFGALQKLLRSGQVRIDGGRAKSDTRVQPDQMIRVPPLDVDAKAKTGPIAGKDLKHSGDGELLSRMLLYEDEKVFVLNKPAGLAVQGGSGVTRHIDKMLEAWTNKKGEKPRLVHRIDRDTSGVLVVARSRGAAQKLTAAFRERDTHKIYWSLVKGVPRKHEDKISTWLVKEQTPDGDRMRVAKHGEEGADHAVSYYRVIDTAAQNLAWLEMEPYTGRTHQLRVHALYMGHPIIGDPKYFIDDPNWDFPGGVQKRLHLHARSIDIPHPSGGRLKVTAPLPPHMVQSWNLLGFDEADGARDEE; encoded by the coding sequence ATGGCGGGCGTCGAGCATATCAAGGTGGATGCGGACGAGGCCGGAATGCGGCTTGACCGTTGGTTCAAGGTGCACTTTCCGGGCCTCGGTTTCGGTGCATTGCAGAAGCTTCTGCGATCCGGTCAGGTGCGTATCGACGGCGGCCGGGCGAAGAGCGATACGCGCGTGCAGCCGGACCAGATGATCCGCGTTCCGCCGCTCGACGTCGACGCCAAGGCCAAGACGGGGCCGATCGCCGGCAAGGATCTGAAACACTCGGGCGACGGCGAACTCCTCTCGCGCATGCTGCTTTACGAGGACGAAAAGGTCTTCGTGCTCAACAAGCCGGCGGGCCTTGCCGTTCAGGGTGGGTCGGGTGTGACCCGCCACATCGACAAGATGCTCGAGGCCTGGACGAACAAGAAGGGCGAGAAGCCGCGTCTCGTTCACCGCATCGACCGCGACACCTCCGGTGTTCTCGTCGTCGCCCGCTCGCGCGGCGCCGCGCAGAAGCTGACGGCCGCCTTCCGCGAGCGCGACACCCACAAGATCTACTGGTCGCTGGTCAAGGGCGTGCCGCGCAAGCACGAAGACAAGATTTCAACCTGGCTCGTCAAGGAGCAGACTCCGGACGGTGACCGCATGCGCGTCGCCAAACACGGCGAGGAGGGGGCAGACCACGCCGTCTCCTATTACCGGGTGATCGACACGGCCGCGCAGAACCTCGCCTGGCTGGAGATGGAGCCCTATACGGGGCGCACCCATCAGCTTCGCGTCCATGCGCTCTATATGGGGCACCCGATCATCGGCGATCCGAAATACTTCATCGACGATCCGAACTGGGATTTTCCGGGCGGCGTCCAGAAGCGGCTGCATCTCCATGCGCGCTCCATCGACATTCCGCATCCTTCCGGCGGGCGGCTGAAGGTGACGGCGCCGCTGCCGCCGCACATGGTGCAGAGCTGGAACCTGCTCGGCTTCGACGAGGCCGATGGAGCGAGGGACGAGGAATGA
- a CDS encoding flavodoxin domain-containing protein: protein MNILIGFVSIEGQTRKIAEKIAEHVEKAGHRAVFFNVTSMAEYALERPEAVILCAPIHAGRYPAPFVDFVRRERDFLKSVPSAFVSVSLFIRSEFEEEREEARHFPDTLMAETGWTPGRVLNAAGALRYTEYDFFKRWMAKRLAAREGAPTDASQNFEFTDWAELERFVADFLAGAKA, encoded by the coding sequence ATGAACATTCTCATTGGCTTTGTCAGCATCGAAGGCCAGACGCGCAAGATTGCCGAAAAGATTGCCGAGCATGTCGAGAAGGCCGGTCATCGCGCGGTCTTCTTCAACGTCACCTCCATGGCCGAATACGCACTCGAGCGGCCGGAAGCGGTGATCCTCTGCGCCCCGATCCACGCCGGGCGCTATCCCGCGCCCTTCGTCGATTTCGTCCGCCGCGAGAGGGATTTTCTGAAATCGGTGCCGAGCGCCTTCGTCTCCGTCTCGTTGTTCATCCGCAGCGAGTTCGAGGAGGAACGCGAGGAAGCGCGTCATTTCCCCGACACCTTGATGGCCGAGACCGGCTGGACGCCGGGCAGGGTGCTCAATGCCGCCGGTGCCCTGCGCTACACCGAATACGACTTCTTCAAGCGCTGGATGGCGAAGCGCCTCGCCGCGCGTGAGGGGGCGCCGACCGATGCCAGCCAGAACTTCGAATTCACGGACTGGGCCGAGCTTGAGCGTTTCGTCGCCGATTTCCTTGCGGGCGCAAAGGCCTGA
- a CDS encoding HAD-IA family hydrolase, whose amino-acid sequence MKLVLFDCDGTLVDSVGLIHAVMTRTFLHFGHAAPDVERTKAIIGLSLDLAIATMQGKPDVDHEAGAMALYYKAVFAEVRAELGFEEPLYDGIAEVIAAMVRRDDLLIGAVTGKSRRGLDGVLETHGLKPHFVVSRTADDCPSKPNPAMVLECCRETGMDARDAVVIGDAIYDMQMGKAAGARAIGVSWGYSTTAALLLAGADAVVDRPADLLAHIMKGAVDA is encoded by the coding sequence ATGAAACTCGTTCTCTTCGATTGCGACGGTACGCTCGTCGACAGTGTCGGCCTCATCCATGCGGTGATGACGCGCACCTTCCTTCACTTCGGCCACGCCGCGCCGGATGTCGAACGCACGAAGGCGATCATCGGCCTGAGCCTCGATCTCGCGATCGCCACCATGCAGGGCAAGCCGGATGTCGACCACGAGGCGGGGGCGATGGCACTCTACTACAAGGCGGTTTTCGCCGAGGTGCGTGCCGAGCTGGGCTTCGAGGAGCCGCTCTATGACGGGATTGCCGAGGTGATCGCGGCGATGGTTCGCCGGGACGACCTTTTGATCGGGGCGGTGACCGGCAAGTCCCGCCGCGGCCTCGACGGCGTGCTTGAAACCCATGGGTTGAAGCCCCATTTCGTCGTTTCACGGACGGCGGACGACTGTCCGTCGAAACCCAATCCGGCCATGGTCCTGGAGTGCTGCCGCGAAACCGGCATGGATGCGCGGGATGCGGTCGTCATCGGCGACGCGATCTACGACATGCAGATGGGCAAGGCCGCCGGCGCCCGGGCGATCGGTGTCTCCTGGGGCTATTCGACGACCGCCGCGCTGCTGCTTGCCGGCGCCGACGCCGTCGTCGATCGCCCGGCCGACCTCCTGGCTCATATCATGAAAGGAGCCGTCGATGCGTGA
- the crcB gene encoding fluoride efflux transporter CrcB has product MNQILLVAAGGAVGSVCRYLVGVGLLRLAGSAFPWGTFAVNLVGSFGIGVLAELIVARFGASPEMRLLLITGFLGGFTTFSAFALDAVSLFERGEALSSLVYVGASVGLSLIATVAGIGVMRSLL; this is encoded by the coding sequence GTGAACCAGATCCTCCTCGTAGCCGCCGGCGGTGCGGTCGGCTCGGTCTGCCGCTATCTCGTCGGCGTCGGGTTGCTGCGGCTGGCCGGCTCCGCCTTTCCCTGGGGCACGTTCGCCGTCAATCTCGTCGGCTCGTTCGGCATCGGCGTTCTGGCGGAACTGATCGTCGCGCGTTTCGGCGCCTCGCCGGAGATGCGGCTCTTGCTGATCACCGGCTTCCTCGGCGGGTTCACGACCTTCTCCGCCTTCGCACTCGACGCCGTCTCGCTGTTCGAGCGCGGGGAAGCGCTGTCGAGCCTCGTCTATGTCGGCGCGAGCGTCGGTCTCTCGCTGATTGCGACCGTCGCGGGCATTGGCGTCATGCGTTCGCTGCTCTGA